In Oryza glaberrima chromosome 8, OglaRS2, whole genome shotgun sequence, the following are encoded in one genomic region:
- the LOC127781998 gene encoding non-specific lipid-transfer protein A-like produces MDEHTTHTRKKKKKKTTAKMKGAAAVAMVVVAGCLLAAAAVSVVDGAVTCGDVDASLLPCVAYLTGKAAAPSGDCCAGVRHLRTLPVGTAERRFACDCVKKAAARFKGLNGDAIRDLPAKCAAPLPFPLSLDFDCNT; encoded by the coding sequence ATGGATGAGCACACAACACAcacaagaaagaagaagaagaagaagacgacggcgaagatGAAGggagcggctgcggtggcgatggtggtggtggccggctgcttgctggcggcggcggcggtgtccgtcgtcgacggcgcggtGACGTGCGGCGACGTGGACGCGAGCCTGCTGCCGTGCGTGGCGTACCTGaccggcaaggcggcggcgccgtcggggGATTGCTGCGCCGGCGTGAGGCACCTCCGGACGCTGCCCGTCGGCACCGCCGAGCGGCGGTTCGCCTGCGACTGcgtgaagaaggcggcggcgcggttcaAGGGGCTCAACGGCGACGCCATCCGCGACCTCCCGGCCAAatgcgccgcgccgctgccgttcccgctcAGCCTCGACTTCGACTGCAACACGTAA
- the LOC127783287 gene encoding glycerol-3-phosphate acyltransferase RAM2-like encodes MIQAANAMATHQRRHPSVAAELEGTLLISGDLFPYFLLVALEAGGPLRAAVLLAAYPVAALLGVALPDDDLAVRVMTFVSTAGLAVADVAAVARATLPRFFLADLSDAAFRAFARRDAAERYVVTRLPTAMVEPFVREYVAEGARVVGAELRVVGGRFTGAAVNGDRSLGALQAVLGRGRRVIDVGLCSGDGAAKRQPAFMKICQERHVVSTPEKAPAAPLPRSEYLRPLIFHDGRLVGRPDPLACLAVALWLPLGAALAVTRILIAFLPYSVGLLLAAATGFQIRAHLGGAPPRWRGGTLYACNHRTLLDPAVLSTVVHRKVTAVTYSLSGLSEMIAPIPTVRLTRDRGRDRVIMQSVLAGGDLAVCPEGTTCREPYLLRFSPLFAEIAGEVTPVAVRAGGAMFHGTTVRGYKGMDSFFFLMNPAPWYHLQLLDPVPSSSAAADGDGGGGDGGESSRDVANRVQRAIGDALGFECTALTRRDKYRMIAGHDGVDMRGNARL; translated from the coding sequence ATGATCCAAGCTGCAAACGCCATGGCTACTCATCAGAGGAGACACCCCAGTGTCGCCGCCGAGCTGGAGGGCACGCTGCTCATCTCCGGCGACCTCTTCCCCTacttcctcctcgtcgccctcgAGGCCGGCGGCCCGCTCCGGGCCGCCGTCCTGCTCGCCGCGTaccccgtcgccgccctcctcggcgtcgccctgcccgacgacgacctcgccgtccGCGTCATGACCTTCGTGTccaccgccggcctcgccgtcgccgacgtggcggcggtggcgagggccACGCTGCCCAGGTTCTTCCTCGCCGACCTCAGCGACGCCGCGTTCCGGGCCTTcgcgcgccgcgacgccgccgagaGGTACGTCGTGACGCGGCTGCCGACGGCCATGGTGGAGCCGTTCGTCCGGGAGTACGTCGCCGAGGGAGCCCGCGTCGTCGGGGCGGAGCTGCGGGTGGTCGGGGGGCGGTTCACCGGCGCGGCGGTGAACGGCGACCGGAGCTTGGGCGCTCTGCAAGCCGTTCTTGGGCGCGGCCGCCGGGTCATCGACGTCGGGCTgtgctccggcgacggcgcggcgaagCGGCAGCCGGCGTTCATGAAGATATGCCAGGAGCGCCACGTGGTGTCCACGCCGGagaaggcgccggcggcgcctctTCCGAGGAGCGAGTACCTCCGGCCACTGATCTTCCacgacggccgcctcgtcggccGGCCGGACCCGCTGGcctgcctcgccgtcgcgctctGGCTCCCACTCGGTGCCGCCCTCGCCGTGACACGCATCCTCATCGCCTTCTTGCCCTACAgcgtcggcctcctcctcgccgcggccaccgGCTTCCAGATAAGAGCGCATCTCGGCGGCGCGCCACCGCGGTGGCGAGGGGGCACGTTGTACGCGTGCAACCACCGGACGCTGCTGGACCCGGCGGTCCTCTCGACGGTGGTGCACCGGAAGGTGACCGCCGTGACGTACAGCCTCTCCGGCTTGTCGGAGATGATCGCGCCGATCCCGACGGTGCGGCTGACGCGCGACCGCGGCAGGGACAGGGTGATCATGCAGtccgtgctcgccggcggcgacctcgccgtcTGCCCGGAGGGCACCACGTGCCGGGAGCCGTACCTGCTCCGGTTCAGCCCCCTGTtcgcggagatcgccggcgaggtcaCGCCGGTGGCCGTgcgggccggcggcgccatGTTCCACGGCACGACGGTTAGGGGGTACAAGGGGATGgactccttcttcttcctcatgaaCCCGGCGCCGTGGTACCATCTGCAGCTGCTCGACCCGGTGCCATCCTcttctgccgccgccgacggtgatggcggcggtggcgacggcggcgagtcgAGCCGCGACGTGGCGAACCGCGTGCAGCGAGCGATCGGCGACGCCCTCGGATTCGAGTGCACGGCGCTGACGCGCAGGGACAAGTACCGGATGATCGCCGGCCACGACGGCGTCGACATGCGCGGCAACGCCCGCCTCTAG